The genome window aaattgtgttcATATCGTTTTGAAATGACAAGTGAACACAGCACAGCAAAATGTAAAATTATCTGAAATGCAAAAGCAACATAAAGCTTTAAACTTTAATAGAACATTTTACCTGAAAATGAACTAATGCCAATTCAACATTGATATTTCAAATGAAGACTTCTGAAATTAACATTATTTCAAAGATGTTAAACGGTGCAATCAGTCATCTGTGATCATTTCCTATGACATAATTATATGCACTACAGTATGATACCAAtccattaaataaaaacaaattggGCGTACATTAGTACCCTGAAAATAGCAGGTATGctcttttaacacacacacacacacacacacagccagccagcagCATTGAAAGAATGGTTGCTTTTTGCTTTGATGTTTCACACCCACATCCTGTACAGTACCAGTAGGTCTGTTCTTCTGTGATGCATCCAaggaagagacagagaccagTCTTTAATTATCAGCATTGTCAACATCATGTTTTGACTCGGCTGCCAGAGGTGCATCCAGGTGATATGTCCGCTTCAGTTGTCCAGTTACCTGCTGTGACAGTTCTGCAGACTTCAGTTCATGGCTTATCTTATCTAGCGCCACATACACTGTCTGAATCCCTTCCTTTTTGTGGTCCTTCCATGGCTGTCTCCTTAGTCCTCCTCACTTCTGGCCCATCAGGAAGCGAGACACGTTCTCATAGACCACGAAGGTGATACAGCAGGCTGGGGTGACACGGATCAGGTTGGGCACCATGCCTTTATAGAAACCTACAGCTCCCTCATTCCTGTGGAGGAGGGGCCAAAAGAAACACAGTAGTCACTATGTGGGAGAAAAAAAACAGACTGAAATGGCAGCATTGGAATGGGCGTTAGCAAGCTTTCTCATGGCTCTCTATAGGGTTAGAGTTTGAAGCTGCAGATCTTCGTTGCTTCATACTGTTATGTTACCTAACCCATGAACATGGTTATATGCCCAGTTAACAGTCAATTCTACCAAGTTTTGGCTAGTTAACCTAAAACTAGCTGTTTTCCCTGTATGTACAGTTAACCAACAGTGTGGTCTTGGCCTACCTCCATGTCCTCCTGACCACATCCAGGACTCCATTGTACTTATTATGCTGGTCCTGCAGGCGAGCCCGCACCACCTGGTAAGGGTATGTGGTAGCCACAGCAAATATTTTGGATAGAGCTGCCATTGTGATATATTCCAATGGATTCTGgtcagaccgagagagagagaggttggaggAATGATGCCTGTGAGTCACTTCTTTCATAACCATTACGGTAATTCTTCCAGAAATCCTGCAACACTTAGATGTGGGTTTTCTTAATAAGTAATTTAAAGGTTTATTACCCATATGGTTGAGTCATTAAAACGAAGTGTGGTTATAGAAGTCTTAATGTTTCCTCACTCTGCAGTCTGCACTCACCAGTTTAGCTTCTGAAGGCATTTTCTTATATTTGTTGTAGTCTCTCTTTAGCTCCTCATAGGCCATGAACTGCAATGCCCCGTGTGATGTGCCAAATAAACCAGGAACATACCCCTGGAGGATTAAACACCGGGGTCATTATCTGTacctgacaaataaactttgaaatGAAATGTTATATATTATCTTCCAAATCCAATTGATATGATCATGGTATTTATAATATTGAAAAATACTTATAGCTGATTTAAAGACACTAATATCTTGAAAGACAATTTATCCTATCGACTACCCAGGCTGTTCAATTCCGGTCCTGGAGGTCCGAAACACTTCTGTTTTTTTCCCTACCTGGTAGTTAATTGCACTCAACTAGTGTCCCAAGTCTGAATTAGTCCCTTATTAGAAGTAGAGGATGACAACCAGAAGTGTTTTGGCCTTAGAGGACTGACATTGATCAGCCCTGCCCTGTGCATGATCTACttctactaacactactaactaTTTTATTGAGGAAAAAATGTACGTATTACTATGACTGTGAACAGCTGTGTAAAGtagttaagtaaaaatactttaacatactacttaagtagtttttggggtagCTGTACTGGTTTGGTGCCGTCTGGATtgcctaatataaggaatttcAAATGACTGATACTTTTgctttttatacttaagtatattttagcaattacatttacttttgatacttaagtatatttaaaaccagatacttaaacttttactcaagtagaattttaatGGGCGACTTTCACTTGAGTCGTTTCCTAttaatgtatctttacttttactgaagtatgacagtttggtactttttccaccactgactgaaatgttgtcgtctcacctagctatcttaagatgaatgcactaaatgtatgtccctctggataagagtgtgctAAATTGCTAAAATGTCAAATGGATGTACTGCCCCCTAGTGGTAGTCTACAAGACATACATTCAAATTTTATGcaactacagtacatactgtaaaaCTTCAataaaagctgcaatatgtaactttttgggcaaatGACCAAATTCACATTGAAATGTGAGTTGTAGGTATGTCACTCATTGAAAGcaggtctaagaagtggtagatctgttctatgtggctatttctatgcttctcgttcttaagttttgttttgcggcttttactttcggttttgtacaccagcttcaaacatctgaaaatacaatattttggagTATGGAAAAgctatttcacagcggtttagatggtacaatgattctctacactacactaaaTTAAATGAGgctaactcaaatcaaatcaaagtttatttgtcacgtggaacaaatacaaccttacagtgaaatgcttacttacaagcgctaaccaacagtgcaatttccccaaaaaaaggtattaggtgaacaatagataagtaaagaaatacaaacaacagtaaaaagacagtgataaataacagtagcgaggctatacacagtagcgaggctataacagtagcgaggctatatacaggcaccggttagtcgggctgattgaggtagtatgtacatgtaggtatggttaaagtgactatgcatatatgataaacagagagtagcagtagcgtaaaagatggGTTAGGGGGGGAACACAATGCAaacagtccgggtagccatttgattacctgttcaggagtcttattagaactattagaatttgAGCAACCAAGAAATGTCAGAGCGATTTATGCATCTTTAATAGCCGTGGTGTTTATTTGCTTCAATCACTGAACACAATCTGTGCTTATTAGAGccaggcttctatttgagccaggcttctatttgagccaggcgactatttccttaatgcacacagcTTTTCTCAATGAAAAGTTGAAAAGACTACCACACTGTTTATTGTGACCAGTATAAACATTATAATAACAAATCCATTGTAGATCAGACTTGCAAAGACTAGCGTGCCTATCATACTCCCCAATTTCGCGCATCAGCTACATAGAGAGCTCCATTTGATCTCGTGTTTTCTTTTTGGTGGCGCCatggctagcaacaatgacagaataaaataaaaaaatgttgacTGTGGGAATATCAGAGCTTTGTCCATGGTAACCTCGTAAACAATTCATTTAGACCCAGCGTTTATTTGAAACAGGCATTTATTTGCTGAAGTGTTTGCCGATGCCCGGCTATTAAAAAGGACAGGTGGCTATTTGAGACAGCGTTAAATTGAAGTGTTATGGTACATTGCCTAATTTTAGGCTGTGAGGGATCTTAAGGAGAAAACATGTTTACATATGGCACCATTCACATGTCCTGCACATTCACTGGACCTGACCTGTAAGCAGACAAGAGTCCTAATAAGCTCTATTCAGGATACAGCCATCATAAATACAGATGACAAAACCTGGGTTATACTGAGCCTCACCCTGTACAGTCCAGGTATCCCCTCATGCCGGTAGATCTTCACCAGTGCATCCATCATCCCTTTATACTGTTTCCTGGTGGGATCAGCGTTATACTGCAGCACCAGGCGAGTCTTAGTCACCCAGATAGGGTTGGTTAGGGTGAGAGTCAATACACCTGGAGACAGAGGGAAAAGAGGTGAGTTTctgagctaacacacacacacccacacacacacacacagctgcataAGTATACAACATGAATTAAACCAAACTACAAGCTCTACGCTACATTACATGGAGCCTGTGAAGGATGGAGCTGGTGAAGACCCCTATCTCATTAAGTTTCATTAAAGTCACTTGAGGTTGGTAGAACATGACACAGGGCAGTCAGTGTCTTTCTTCCCTTTACCATTGTCTGGCAGTGAGTGCAGTGCATTAGTTTATTCCACTGAGCTCTCTAACATCATTAGGCTAGGGTAAATCAAATCAcatgactgtatatagccaaaAAAGGAATAAAAGATCACAAAATTTACCAgtaactgtaatgtaatgtatacaCATATGTACTTTTTCCTGAGTCAGAAGTGTCAAATATTTTGTTCCAATCAGTCAGTCACACGCCTGAATCAACTAATCAAAGTCTGGACTAGTGGAGCAGACTATATGTTTATTTCGCTGTGTAACGGTAACTGTTTGATTGGAATGAAAGCATGGACCGACCCACACTGGTCCTATGCGGATAGATAAAACAGTGTTGACCTTCGAAGTTGTGGTTATAGACATTGTATTGACCTCACGCCAccatcagtgtgtgtgtccctggGGTCTAGACAGAGGCAGTACTAACCTGCTTGGGCGGCTGACAGCAGGTGTTCTGTGGCACTCAGTTCAGACTGACGCCCTTCCTTAGTGTACGCCTTGATGGCATTGTAACTGTGGGGGAAGTTAACACAGACAGTACAGAAAATTCATTGGACATTTCAATAGACAAATCCCTAAGCTACCATTGCTATTTAAAAGTGCTattatcaacagtcatgttaagTTATGAGTTCATATTTGATTGGATAGATCAGGGGATTTCAAACTGGGCTGCAGGGCATAcgcacatttttttggggggggggtttaatgtgaaaaatatttattttatgaaTATCGCTAGCTGCAACAGAATACCATCGTGGATACAATTTTTacgtctctgtgtccagtatgaaggaagttaacccactgttcctaggccctcattgtaattaagaatttgttcttaactgacttgcctagttaaatacataaaataaaatgtatctctcaaccagcttcatgaggaatgcttttccaacagtcttgaaggagttcccacatatgctgagcacttgttggctgctttcccttcactctgcggtccaactcatcccaaacaatctcatttgggttgaggtcgggtgatcgtgaaggccaggtcatctgatgcaactctccttcttagtcaaacagcccttacacagcctggaggtgtgtttttggtcattgtcctagcgaaaaacaattgatagtcccactaagccaaaaccagatgggatggcgtatcgctacagaatgctgtggtagccatgctgcttaagtgtgccttgaattctaaataaatcactgacagtgtcaccagcgaagcgaagcacccccacaccatcacacctcctcctccatgcttcatggtgggaaccacacatgcagagatcatccgttcacctactctgcgtctcaccaatacacagtggttggaaccaaaaatctcaaatttggactcatcagaccaaaggacagatttccaccggtctaatatccattgcttgtgtttcttggcccaagcaagtctcttcttcttattggtgtcctttaatagtggtttctttgcagaaattcaaccatgaaggcctgattaacacagtctccactgaacagttgatgttgagatgtgtctgttacttgaactctgtgaagcatttatttgggctgcaatttgaggtgcagttaactctaatgaacttatcctctgcagcagaggtaactctgggtcttcctttcctgtggcggtcctcacgagagccagtttcatcatagcgcttgatggtttttgcgactgcacttgaagaaactttcaaagttctttacattttccagattgactgaccttcatgtcttatttgagccgttcttgccataatatggacttggtcttttaccaaatagggctatcttctgtataccacccctgtcacaacacaactgattgactcaaatgcattaaggaaagaaattccacaaaggaacttttaacaaggcacacctgttaatttaaatgcatcccaggtgactacctcatgaagctggttgagagaatgccaagagtgtgcaaagctgtcatcaaggcaaaatgtggctactttgaagaatctcaaatctaaaatatatttgtttaacacttttttggttactacatgattacatatgtgttatttcatagtgttgatgtcttcactattattctacaatgtagaaaatagtaaaaataaagattagtaggtgtccaaacttttgactggtactgtatatatttgaaaTAATACCATATTTGAGCACTAACAATCCAATAatagctagacagtcagggattTTATTATAATGTCTGAGCAGCAGAACACAGCATTAAGCAttgcaaaatgcatagaattgctggaaattagctttaaaaccgtAGAATTGTCTCTCAGCTCCATGCCAAACTGTGTAGAATTGCTGTAAACTAGCTTCAAATCTACAACATTTTATGTCGCCTCAATGGAaacatttgtagaattgcagaaaatttgattttgtaaaaaaaaaaatatgtttgcaGTTTACCTGGTaaagaaaagtaaaaaaaaaaacctgGGATAGACTATTGAAATTCAAATATATGTCAGCTGATGGACTGTCATGTCATCCAGTGTCATATTGTAAAGTTATTATCCCTGAGAAAGTAGACTGGTTTTACTTCTTCTGGTTATACATACAAGAAGAAGTAGAGTCCCCATGATGCCCCAGCACCCCAGATGTTGGGGGTGACTCCTTGGTAGAGTCCTCGGACCCCCTCCTGCTGCCACACATTTCTCAAACAATGAATAATGCCATTATATTTAGGTCTCAGGTCCAGTCCATCACTCACTGCAGGAAAAGACAAGGCAGGGGAAAACATGCACTGTCAGAGTCAACAGAACATCAACTGTTATAGCCAGGTAGCAAGCTACTCCTATGTTATTACCATGTGCCGATTGCATCATTTTCAGGTTCTTACACCTGTCAAAGGTAGAAGTTAGCTAGCTGCTGCAAATCCTTTTTAGTCAGGACAAATAAACACCTTGTAGCTAAGAGGTTTAGAGCCACACATTGACATACGTTACCTGCAAACCTGATTTTGACTAGGTCAAGAGGGTGAAGCACCAGTGTTGACACGACTCCTCCACTGAGTCCTGCAACCAAATTCTCTATTTTGACATGGCTGTAGACTTGCTGGATATGTCCAGTTATGGAGAAAGGTGTGCTACTTCCAGGGGATCCCGAAGAAGCAGGAAGTCCTGTAGCAGGACTCATGTTTACCTAGTTATTCTGTGAATTTAGCTAGAAGGTAATGTCAGCTAATGTTATTTGATTCTTCAGATTTTATTGAACTGAACGCGCACGCTTTCGTGCTACTGTAAAATCTAATCCCGGAATCCAAAAGGCACATACTTGAAGTAACCACATCATATTTTAAAACGTTTTAGTGACCCACGTCTTTGTCATGTGGTACAAGCTACATTTATGCCTGGCACGACCTTTCCAATGACTAGTTCGCAGCGGATATGCCCAGTTCAAAACAACTGGTACTCAGACCTCGGAAATCGCCGACTTCCGTGAGTTCAAGataactgggaacttggaaaaaaTAGCTCCAACTGGGTAAATCGTTTTGAacgtcatccaactcggaattccaaatcGGAAACTCggacatctttctagagctccgactttcctaCCCGAAGATAACTGacttcatgatttgacctcgttttcCCCCGCGTTTCCAGTTTTCTTACGATGCAGTGTTCAGACAACAGCCAactcggaaatctcagacttccgacttcagtgcgttcatgACAACCGGGAACTCGGAAAAACGAACTCCGCCTGAGAAAACGTCATCCAACTCGGagttccaagtcgggaactcgggcctctttctcgAACTcggactttccgacctgaagatccctGACGTTTTTTTCCGaaatcccagttgtcttgaatgcaccaAAAGCGCCAATACGTTTTAGGAAATGTGACGCAATGTGGAGGACTTTACTATCCCACAATGCAACAGTAAAAGGAACACCCCCAACCACCATCCGCAAATCCTCTAGATGGCAGTCTGCAGATTTGCAACAATCGCAGCGTGTGTTATGAAGCTGTGTTTACGTTGGTGAACTGAAATTGTAAACAAAATGAGTTGCTTATGGATGGGTAATGTAAGTCCTGATATGTTATTATAACAACTTTGCATGCATAGAAAACTAGCATTAGCATATCCTAGCTCTTGTGTGACTCCCACTTTAGGATAGCTAGTGTTACCTCCCCTCAGTGCTACCACCGTGATAACAACTAGCtcgttagataatagatgcacCCTCAGGCATTTTTAATATTTGGCCAACGTTAACTAGTTCTTGCTCACTGACAAGCCCCAAAGAGCCTCTAGTCTAGTGAAGACTGTCATTTCTGGGTGATAAAGACCACGCCAAGTCAGTGACCCTGAACGTTTGAGAATATGTTCAgttgaatgtagctagctagctagagtgTAGAGTAACAGAGTGTAGGCaacttacagtagctagctagagtAGAGGTTTTCTGTTCAACTTAGTGTTTTTCTCTCATCCCCTGTAGTTAGAGCCTTATATGGACGAGAAGTTCATCTCTCGTGCATTCGCCACCATGGGAGAGCTTGTGGTGGGGGTGAGAATCATCCGGAACAAAATGAACTGGTAAGACGGGAGAACATTAGGCTACTACAATAGAAGGGTTATGACTAATGCAGACTTTTTTTGTCTTTGGGGATGTCTtgtagctactgtatattactACCACTATTCAACAACAGAAGAACTTGCACAACCACCAAACACGACACGTATGTGTTTCGGTCCTTCTCCACCTTGTGTAGGGGTGCGGCAGGCTATTGCTTTGTTGAGCTGGCGGACGAGGCCACTGCTGAGAGGTGTCTAAGGAAAGTCAACGGGAAGCCTCTCCCTGGAGCCACACCGGTACAgggccaccacacacacacagcatttaaTGATTCCACATTGATTTCCAATCCCGAATCAACACATAGCCCCTACCTACTACACCTATTTCAGGCACTCTGAGAGGATTGGATATGTATAGGGCATATGGTGAACTATTGATATACCCATTAACTTTATTAGAAATAAATAACGTCTGGAATAATCCATTCTGAAAAAAACTCTCTTCTCTACAGCCGAAGAGGTTCAAACTAAACCGCGCCACATATGGAAGACAAGGAGAGAGCAGGTATGTACTGCATGCCACTGAACTTACTTTGTCCAGGGACTAACGGAGCCTCCCTTCATACAGTAGAGAAGGTAGTTGTGTGTAGATGAAAGAAGACACTTTTACTCCATTTGTTTGGTATGTTCAAGTTGTCTCCCATCACAGATGTAGGACATATCCCAAATAATCCACACTTTTCATTCATTACTCATTATTAATAGCATATTGATTTTTAATAAATATGTTTATTCATAAAGGTTTTCTTTCCTGTAAAAACAGAGGTGGTTACTCAGACAACAGGTACAATCAGCCATACTCATACAACAACCAGTACT of Salvelinus alpinus chromosome 4, SLU_Salpinus.1, whole genome shotgun sequence contains these proteins:
- the LOC139573475 gene encoding solute carrier family 25 member 32-like isoform X1, with product MSPATGLPASSGSPGSSTPFSITGHIQQVYSHVKIENLVAGLSGGVVSTLVLHPLDLVKIRFAVSDGLDLRPKYNGIIHCLRNVWQQEGVRGLYQGVTPNIWGAGASWGLYFFFYNAIKAYTKEGRQSELSATEHLLSAAQAGVLTLTLTNPIWVTKTRLVLQYNADPTRKQYKGMMDALVKIYRHEGIPGLYRGYVPGLFGTSHGALQFMAYEELKRDYNKYKKMPSEAKLNPLEYITMAALSKIFAVATTYPYQVVRARLQDQHNKYNGVLDVVRRTWRNEGAVGFYKGMVPNLIRVTPACCITFVVYENVSRFLMGQK
- the LOC139573475 gene encoding solute carrier family 25 member 32-like isoform X2; protein product: MSPATGLPASSGSPGSSTPFSITGHIQQVYSHVKIENLVAGLSGGVVSTLVLHPLDLVKIRFAVSDGLDLRPKYNGIIHCLRNVWQQEGVRGLYQGVTPNIWGAGASWGLYFFFYNAIKAYTKEGRQSELSATEHLLSAAQAGVLTLTLTNPIWVTKTRLVLQYNADPTRKQYKGMMDALVKIYRHEGIPGLYRNPLEYITMAALSKIFAVATTYPYQVVRARLQDQHNKYNGVLDVVRRTWRNEGAVGFYKGMVPNLIRVTPACCITFVVYENVSRFLMGQK
- the LOC139573477 gene encoding tRNA selenocysteine 1-associated protein 1-like, which encodes MSCLWMGNLEPYMDEKFISRAFATMGELVVGVRIIRNKMNWGAAGYCFVELADEATAERCLRKVNGKPLPGATPPKRFKLNRATYGRQGESRGGYSDNRYNQPYSYNNQYYQQYPDYYSNWGYDQNTGSYGGYNYNHYDYSNQGYGETEDDGLEYPMVALDVVAVNRQYMEESEELYDALIDCHWPALEPPGPTAAAPSKAQ